A stretch of DNA from Cryptomeria japonica chromosome 4, Sugi_1.0, whole genome shotgun sequence:
ggagaagatgcatTCTGACCGTAGCTAAGTCAAATTCACTAACGCACCTCTCATAATGGTATCAGATTGGTATATGCAATTTGGTATTAGTTGGCTTTTGAGCCTTCTATCTCAAGTGTTGCTGGATGAGAGGATGTAGAGTAtaatggtcaaagggggagaagcaacCGATAGAAAGTTCTGTcaagccctttgtcattgttgtcgaagggggagagGAAACTAGTAGTATAccgaatactacatgtgttgacatcaatgccgaagggagagattgttggcattgagttgtcattgatgtcaaccggtttttTGGTCATTGGAGTCAACCGATATAGCATGTTACTGGTATAGCTTGTCACCGGTATGGAATGTTGACCAATGATTAGGCATTGGAGACAGTTGGTATTATGGCAATGTCAACTGgtgagtgatgtattggaagtgTGTTGTTGCCAACCGGTAAGCATGTGACTGGTAAGCAAGAAAGGTTGAACTAATGGAGAAAGTGCAGCCAACTGGTATGCAGTTTGATGTCATACAATAGGACTCCCATCAGATAAAGATGTTGTCACGAGATGAAGAGAAGACTGGCAGAGACTGTGCTCAAGCGGATTATATGCCTGGTTGAAGTTGTGTCTTTTCAAACAGGGAAGTCATACTGGTGCAATACCAGAAGTAGAGAGCAATGTATTGTTAACCGGTTCCCACTAGTTGTTGGCCAACATCTGATTGAAGGCTCATACCAAATGACCCAAGTGGAACATGAGGAAGACTCCTGTATatgaaatcagagatatgcaccgAATCAACAAGGGAAGACATGATGAGCTACCAAGATAGAAGAGGAAAAGTAAGTTGTGaagagtttgtcactttgacagaCCGGTTGAGATGAGAACCTGACTCATGAAGGAGAAGGAAAAGTTCAACACTTGCAGACATGGATCTACTTTGAGATTCTGATATCAATAGGGATTCCTTTTGGTGTTTGATGTCTAAGATTATCATGCTACCAGTGTGCTAGGAGATGTGCTTTGGAGACTGTTAACatgttgatgtcaattggtatagtCAACCGGTATGCAGGCAGGTAAGTAAGGTATGTTATTGGTATATAGGCAGATGTATTATCAACTGATGAGGTTAAGGATGTCAACCGGTAAGCgagaaaaagatacaaagtgaaGAGCTCTCATCAAATGGAGATGTGCATGATGACTCACTCTAGATATATGTTGTGGATTGTCGAGTCTGGACTAGGCTGATGTGATCCCACTGGCAAAACTAGAGATTACATGGTTTGAAGGTTAACCGGTTAGAGCATCATCGGTAGGGTAAGATGAACCGGTAGTATAAGTTATACCCCGATTGTGTGTTGTGGTCGGTGACTAAGCTTGAACCGACACAGTGagcaaaggtggatgttgacaTTAAGACATGTAGCTTCCAGGTGGCAAAGTAGAAAACCTaatatgcagaggtcggtgaacAAGGTAATTGGTGATTGGGTCGACAGTTAATGTAGACTGCGAAACTCATGGGTTGAGTGCAGAAGGATGCGACTTGAGGCAGATCGAAAGGTTGACTGTTGAGATGTGATGATTGATGCAAGGTATCTAGGTGTAGATCAGATTTGGTGAAGGGAACTGCGAgatcatttatggtgattgacaatGCAAGGCTGACAAAACAAGTTGCAGGTTCCCAATgttagaaaatgtgtattggaagggtAAGTAATGACAATGTTGTGTGATTTGTCACAAGTTGTCCATCTTTGATTGGATCTGATACGGTTCATGGTGGGTAGAAGAAACTGTAGCGCACCAAGGTTGAATCGATGTTTTGGCTGGAAAGCACTAGTATAAATGTGCAGGTCGCATACCAGATTGGTGCCTGCTGCATGAGAGAGTGATGCCGGTGAAGTGAGTGCAAGCATAGAGTCAATCAGTCTGAGATTTTATTGCAAAATAATGAAGAAGTTGAGTGTTCCAAGACAAACCGGTGAGAGAGCTAACCGGCAAGGGTTTAGGCTATCGGTAAAACTGTTGCAGAGCACAATAGACATCTAACCAGTAGAGATTGAATTAGTAAGACTGTGACTGAGAGTAAAGGAGATCTGGTAATGTGGAAGCAGAGTATAAAGGCAAgttgagatagagagataaagatctCGGTAGAGAAGAGGCAAAGTGACAGAAAGAGATTCAACTGGTAAGGGTTGAGGTAACCGGTGAAGCAATTGCAGAGTCTATCAATTCACATAACCGACAGTGTCTGAACTGGTAAGGTTGCAACAGAGAGTGAAGGAGATCAAGAACAGTGTGAGTGGGGAATTGACAAAGAACAAAGCAGGGTTGAACCAGAAGAGAAAAGTTAAACCAAAAGAGAGAATTAAATTGCAGAGGATACAAAACTCATTTGTGACCGAGTTATTTCTATTGTATTGATTTGATAGCATTCATTGTATTCATTAAGTTGGTgttcggtgcaggggttggtgcttcttgggttggtgccctaaacattgtaatactgttgtttcattgtgaggctggattggagtagtagactccaacaacatttctcaccaaggtttttcccactttgggttttcctcgtgtatccagtgttatgtgatgtgcctttatgTGTGCTTGTTTTATTATCATCTCCTTTATCTCACTGGTATACTTTCTCAGTCTTGAAATTGCTAATCGGTACACATAGTAAAGTTTAAAAGGCTTAAGGTTGTTGAtaactactgattcatcccccctctcagtggtatcccATGTTCTACATCAACTCCCTCCAAAGATATAGGAAGGTTAAAAATAATATAGGGaggttgagaaatgtgtgtgcgtacacattatttgaagaacaATTTGGAAGTTTGAAGATAATGATggatattaatatctttagccacatgatgaatgagttggcaaagaggaagatgatgtggagatgaggtgagttggaaaaggaaaattaaataattaagaaattatttaattgatgagactataggatagtggaagggagttaattaaatattaaatatttaattaatcggTTAGAAGAAatggatataatgaattaattaataaaatgtttcaattaaattaattaatagaagaatatcaaatgaactaaataaattaatcttttcaaattaattatttaatagaagaataattattaaataaatataaaatatttatttaattgctcataaccaattttatgtgtatatatttCTCATCATtgattccattaattaaataaatattattaactatttaattaattttataatgcaCTTTTATCTTTATCCCTATCCATTCAATTTTATCTCTTTAGTTGGTTCACATGAATCAAAATCTAAATTCATAGTCATATGACATGTGTCCATATCCATTCAATTTTATCTCTTTAATTTGTTCACATGAATCAAAATCTAAATTCATAGTCATATGACATGTGTCCCTTTCACATGTCTAACTAAGCCCTATCTAGATTCATTACACCTAGATACTTCTCAAAAGTTAATCTAACTTTATACCTTGTCCATCCATCTTAATTTAAACCTCTTAATCTTGATCCTTCCTATAAGGATGTTGCCCTAACCTTATGTCAAGTTCTAGATCCGATCTCTCATGTGACACTTGTGACACGGCTACAACTTTTATCCAAAGTCCTAATCCTCTTTTAATCATAACCATCCATTTAACCTCTACATCCTAGCCATTGATTTTGTCCCTTGGGAATTCAATAAAAAAGAGACCTCTCACCCCATTTCCATATCTTGCTTTCATCTTATTATTATGCAGTCCATTTTATCACTCAATCATTTTGATCATATTGTCATACTGCAGAATATAAGCAGTCACATCTCATATATCAACATATTTCACTTAATGCATTTGCATGCAATGCATGGATCATACAAAGAAAAATGTTTAATCAAAGGCCTAACGGATATCTTTCCTTTCAATACAGAAACTTTTAGAATACATTTGTCCATATATCTCTTCCATGGTCTCTTCCATATTCCACAATGAACTATTCACAATCTCTTCTTGCATGTCCAGAAAGGCCAGCTCTTCAAATTATTTTGTGCTAGGAAACCTGGCAACTAACAATGTCTTTAactttttatcaccaataatctccaCATGAGCACAGTCCAAACTTGAAATGATGGTATCGTACAGAATCTCTGACAACAATTTCTCGGCCAACAATTTTTGAAACAAATTTGATTGTTGTGTGACAATCACCACACACACGTAGGTTTTTGACAATTCGAATAGGTGTCCCAGAAGGTATACTTATAATTCCAAATGCTAAAGCTAGCTTCTCACTATGATAACTAAGAGCATGTTCCTTATGTTCCTCTTCAACATCATGAAGCACAAAATTTGTATCAGCCACATACCCTGCATCCTTCATTTGCTTAGCCAGTTTATCCAGAACTTCATAGATCTCTGTTGTTTGTGGGTGACTTCTATCTTCCACAAAAAAAGAATGTACTCTGTCTTTCACCTCAATCCAGCTGCATCCTGGTTTTTTTATCACTCCTCTGTCTTTCATCATTTTCCTAATCTTTGCTACCTCATCCCACTTGCCAGCTGCAGCATAGAGGTTTGACAATAACACATACGGTGCAGAATTTTGTGGTTCCAACTCAAAAAGGTTTTCTGCAGCATATTTTCCTAATTTAGTATTCTTGTGAATCCTACAGGCAGCAAGCAGGGACTTCCACACAATACCATCAGGTTTAACCGGCATCTTCCTAAGTAAATCTTCAGCCTCATTCATGTGCCCAGCTCGACCAAGAAGGTCAATCATGCAGGCATAATGTTGTGTCTGTGGTGTGATACCATAATCAAGAGCCATGGAATTAAACAAGTGACGTCCTTCATTCACTAATCCAGCATGGCTGCAGGCAAATAGCACACCAACAAAGGTGACATGGTCTGGCTTCAAGCCTGATGATAGCATTTTCTCATAGAGTTTGAGAGCATCCTTGCCACAGCCGTTTTGGGCATATGCTTTGATTATAGAGGTCCATGAAACAACGTCTCTACTGGGCATTTCTCTGAATACGAGGTATGCGTCCTCTATGCTCCCACATTTAGCATACATAATAACAAGGGCATTATGCACAGACAAATAATCACCTGATTTTGATCTAATAGCAAGGGCATGTACTTGCTTTCCCTGTGCTAAAGCTGATAAGCTGGCACATGCACTTAAAACACTAGCCAAACTGAACTCATCTGGTGTTATGCCCGCCTCTCTCATTTGACGAAAAAGTTGAAGTACCTCCTCATTATTCCCACTCTCCACATACACTCCAACTATTGCAGTCCAAGAGACAACATCTCTCTCTGGAATACTATCAAACACTTTCTTCGCATCATCCAAGATCTGGCATTTGGCATACATGTTAACTAAAGCGTTGCCAACATACCTATTTGACTCGAAACCAGTTCTTATTATTGAGGCATGGATCTGCTTACCTTGTTCTAATGCCGGAAGGGTAGAACATGCATTAAGAATGGTAGGAAAAGTAAAATGATCCACTTTTACACCTACCCTATGCATTTGACAAAAAAAATTTAGAGCCTCAGCTGCACGTCCATGTTGAATATATCCCCCAATCATTGCATTGCAAGACACCTCCTCTCCTCCTTGAACCTCACCCACCATTTTCAGGGCATCTTCTAGGCTTCCACATTTTGAATACATCACCACAAGCGAACTCCCTACGAAACTATTAAACTCAAATCCACTTCTTATGATATAACCATGAATCTGCCTGCCCGATTCAAGAGCAACAAGGTCTGCACATGCAACCAAAGCACTTGAATAAGTAAATTGATTGCATTGTTCCCCTGTCCGAAGCATCTCAGGCAAGAATTTTAAAGCCTGCTCCCCCTTTCCATTATGTGCATACCCTGAAATTATAGAAGTCCATAATACAGCATCTCGTTTGGGAATTCTATCAAACACTCGGCGGGCATCTTCAATTCTCCTGCATTTAGCATACATGTCAACCAGAGAACTAGCTAGATCAACATTCAGGCCAAGTTTCGTCTTAATAATATATGCATGGGTTTGTTCCCCTTCTAATACGGCAGAATTCCCAGCACATGCCCGGAGAATGCTGCCAAAAGTGTACTCATTCGGTATCATGCCTTCCTTCTGCATTCGACGGAACAACTCCATGGCTTCTTTACCACAACCATAGCGTGCAAATCCCGTGATGAGAGACGACCAAGATATCGAGTTCCtttcaggcattttttcaaacaTATCGAGCGCCTCCTCCAGCATCCCACATTTGGCATATCCAGCAATCATGGTGTTCCAACTAAATTTATCTCGTTCgggcattttgtcaaacacatCGCGTGCATCCTTAGTTTTTCCTGATAAAAGACAAATATGAACAAGACGGTTTCCTTTCAAAATCGGTGGCTTATATCCAGCTTCGATCATATCAGAATACAACTGCTTGCCCTCTGTTACGTTTTTTGTATCAATACAATCCTGCAGCAGACGATCAAAAGCCAAAAAATCGGTATGATTTCTTTCTGGTTTGTCATTGAACTTACATTTGGTTTCAAAACACTGCATGTTCTCTACTGAATGTATTTTGATAGGAAGAGGGCAAGTACAAAAACAAGTATAAGCATTGTGGCGATTCCATAGCTTAAATATGGTAAAAGAGAAAATATTCGGTTGTAATGAATTGGCGTGGTGTGTAATTGCTGTGAGAGCAGAGTTAATATAAATCCACTTCATAGCGATGTCTCATATTTTCAGACAATGCCATGAAATCCCTTGAGAGATGGTTACCCATCTGCAGAAACGAACTAAATAAAATTCTGTAAAACCCTAAAATTCGAAATTTCGAGAATGCAGATACGTATATTAGACATCCCAACCCCGGTTCGATACTTTTTGTTGCCTGTAAATCCCCGAGTTTGAATTTCACCAGATGGTATGCATAAATGGCACACTTTTATCGATCCTTGAGAAGGCTTTGAATTTGGCGGCAGTGTATTATTTTATTCTACTTTTCTACTTTGTTTGATTGGGGATATCCATTTGGATGAAGTCATTAGGGGTACTCGATAAAATCGTAATCTATAGAGAACTCTTAGTGAATCTTCAACTTCACCATAGACCAAAGGTCACTTAGACatgttattaaaatttaattattcaaTTAGAGTTTCTTATTATGTTGGGTTAACTTCTTTTCTTTTAATTAACAAATTAATTCATTTCTTTAGTAAAATATGTTCACCCAATCATAGATGTTTGTTGATGTTCATGTAAACGAATATAAATAATCCTTAGGATTTAGTCTAGGCTAATTCAATAAGATGCATATACACATAAGCACATTAACCTTTACAGCTGATAACTTGATTTTAATCATACAAGAAGTATACTTAGTatatttagaaaatgaaataaGAGGGATAAGAATGCATAAATTTGCgattgaaaaatgatgttgattgaTGATAATTGAGAATATAAACAATTTTGATTCTATGCTTGACATGTACCCTATTTGGGGACAAATTTATAGGCCTAGTATAGGTTTATGATTATAAtcttgtcctctatctctaaactCATTGTAGTCTACTCTTGGACTTTTGTTCTCTGGTTGCTCTTATGATAAGAATATGCTTTGGCTTTCCTATTAGTTTGTGGGATTgacaaatttataatttttttgataagTTGTTCAACCAATTTGTGAATAGATCAATCACTTAATAGAGATAAGACTGAAGATAACAAACAAAAACCTAGAATTCAAATTTTGTTACTTCTTGTAGTTTGCTATTTATATAAATGTTCATTGCAAAACACTCAAACTTGATATGGCTTATGACAAAGTCAAATGGTCATTCTTACAAAAGGTCATCCTAGCTTTTGGTTTTGGGGGGGATTAGGTTAATTGGATCTTGAGTTGTGTTACCTCCTCTTCCTTTTTGGTTCTTATCGATGGGGAGCCATCAAAGTTGTTCAACGCTTCTCATGGTCTTTGGCAGGGGGATCCTCTGTCTCCCTATTTGCTTATCATCATGGTTGAACATTTGTGTAGATTTATTAAGTCTCAGGTTAGACAAGATTTGATCCAGGGTTAGAGTTAAAGCAATATGTTGCATGCTCATTCTCATatttagtttgtggatgatactacctTGATGGGCATGGCCAAAGAAGTGAATATTATGAAAGATTTGGTACTTATTTGGCTTGCTCGGGTTAAAAAATGAATGAAACCAAGTATTCTATGTTTTTTTCTTAATACCCCCTAGCTCATTCAAAGAGAGACCACTcgatgatgcagagcatcatggaagACCCTTCAGGAACCCCAAATCAACATGAAgttccaatctcaacacaacatattcacttgtattagaggcataatcATCATTCTACAATCCAAAACAATATTATTATCAAAGCATTACACATATATACAGTCAACAACTTGCTTCATAGCACTATCTCATTCTCCTGATTCAAGGTCATGTTTGTAGATCAATGTTTAATACTAGAATTAGGCCTTAAAGCCCATTGGCCTACAATAGATATCATTCACCATTACCTTCACACACTTCAAGAGGTCACCATGTTGTCCATCAACAACTCTTTCACAACATCAAGAATCATTCAACAAACTGTCCTTCATTAAGTTTAAACAATCAAAGCTGTAACTTTTGACAGTACAAAACTATGTTGCTAATAAATTTTAGAGAAGACATTATATTTCCAATCTCTCCAGTGGAGATGTAGAGAACTAGGTTTgaaaaaacatatccaaaatctagccagatccaacggttaattTGAGAGTTATGCCCCCCATACCGAGACCATTTTGACTGCTACAAAAAAGcaagaaatgtgcatgcccagtccgcctagggcatcaaattacTCACACAATACCAAACCATTCAATACCAAATCAAAAGGGTCTGAAATTTCTCTGAATCTACTTCAAGATGAACCAagaataaaaaaatttcagcaGGTAAAAACCAAGTTACGAACAAACCCTTGTCAACTATTCTGTAATAGAGGGTTTTATGACAGTTTTAAGAAACTTCATTATATCTTTCTCCATCTTCCACGACTGAAGCCCTCACTCGATCCAAAATAGAGGTAATTCACCATACTTAATTTCCAAATGGATTTTAGTGGTTTTCCAATCCATTTACATATAAATAAATGCACAAAAACAATCAATAATGTGACTGAGACAACAAATTGCATAAAACTTGAATAAAACAACATATTCGTTTACTTAATTCATCAAAACCAAATACATACAATTGTTCCTCATGACAGAGGCTTCCTTCCCTGGCCATCCACTAATCACACATGAGGAATTACAATCATCTTTATGCACCAACTTCATATTTGTCACCATTCTGCAAAGATGGATGACAGTTAGAGGTTTTTTTGAAGGTATAACCTCTCAAGCACTTCGTCCAATGTGATCACCATCTTCAAATCTGACCATTACAAACATTTAAATAATTCTCTTGATAGTTCCAATTGCCCCAACTTCCTTTTAGGACCAAACACATGACTTTTACAACCTTTTGTGCAACTTGTGAAatgttgcattttacaactttttatGAACCCTCCTAACACATCAAAATGGACTAGAAATGACTAGTTACAACAtttttacccttccatgggcatatttgCAAGATTTGACCCttatgactaattcaagaccttattgggaCAACTTTAAAAACTTATTACAATTGGCTTGCATAGCCTTATACATTAAACCAAATGGACTCAAAATGACCACATAAACTCAAATATGAATGAAATGACTCAAGTCACGATCCTTAACCTTCTGGATTACCTTttgtgctaggtgctcctgcaccatactaccgaccttgaaagctttccaagtctcttggaaacataGAGAACATCAACCTGTAAGAAAACAAATTAGTGTCTTGGATTAAAATCATCACCTTCATCTTTGGCTTTGCCTCTTCATCCTCTCATTATCCTCATGCTACTGCTATCAACTTCATAAAGGTAATTGTCCTCTCAACTATTCccatccatggagtatccaatggctgcaactcaaggtgttcctTGGGCATCCACCTCTCCTGCTGCCACACACACACCAACTCACCACTGCCTTTTCCTCACCTAGGAGTTGCTTTCTCCTCTCACCCTAGTCTCTTGGAAACCAAAAACCAAGTTCTCTCCTAACCCGTTCCTTTGTAGTTAGGTGGATCTACACCTACAACCAAACACAACATAAAACACAAAACAACTTTTCTAACCCAGACATTTcattgggctttgataccaatttgatgcagagcatcatggaagACCCTTCAggaaccccaaatcaacatggagttccaatctcaacacaacatcttcacttgtattagaggtATAATATGATCACAATCATCATTCTATagtccaaaacaatattattatCAAAGAATTACACATATATACAATCAACAACTTGCTTCATAGCACTATCTCATTCTCCTGATTCAAGGTCATGTTTGTAGATCAATGTTTAACACTAGAATTAGGCCTCAAATCCCATTGGTCTATAATAACCATCATTAACCATTACCTTCACACACTTCAAGAGGCCACCTTGTTGTCCATCAACAACTCTTTCACAACATCAAGAATCATTCAACAAACTGTCCTTCATTAAGTTTAAACAATCAAAACTGCAACTTTTGATAGTACATAACTCTGTTGCTAATAACTTTTATAGAAGAAATTATATTTCCAATCCCTCCAGTCGACATGTAGAGAACTAGGTTTTtaaaaacatatccaaaatctaGCCAAATCCAATGATTTGATTTTAGAGTTATGTCCCTCGTACCAAGACCgttttgactgttacaaaaaaaacaagaaatgtaCATGCCCAgttcgcctagggcatcaaattacTCACACAATATCAAACCATTCAATACCAAATAAAAAGGGTCTGAAATTTCTCTGAATCTACTTCAATATGAACCAAGAATAACATTTTTTCAGCAAGTAAAAGCCAAGTTATGGACAAACCCTTACCAACTATTATATAATAGAGGGTTTTATGATAGTTTTAAGAAACTTCATTatatatttctccatcttccacGACTGAAGCCCTCGCTAGATCCAAAACAGAGGTAATTCACcatacttcatgtccaaatatattATAGTGGTTTTCCAATCTATTTACATGTAAAGAAATGCACAAAAACAATCAATAACGTGACTAAGACAACAAATGGTATAAAACTTGAATAAAACAACATATTCGTTTACCTAATTCATCAAAACCAAATACATACAATTGTTCCTCATGATAGATGCTTCCTTTCCTAACCATCCACTAATCACACATGAGGAATTACAATCATCTTTATGCACCAACTTCATATTTGTCACCATTCTACAGAGATGGATGATAGTTAGAGGTTTTTTTGAAGGTATAACCTCTCAAGCACTTCCTCCAACGTGATCACCATCTTCAAATCTAACCATTACAAAAATTTAAATAATGCTCTTGATACTTCCAACTGCCCCAAGTTCCTTTTAGGACCGAACACATGACTTTTACAATCTTTTGTGCAACTTTTGAAATGTTGCGTTTTACAACTTTTTATGAACCCTCCGAACACATCAAAATGGACTAGAAATGACCAGTTACAACAtttttacccttccatgggcatatttgCAAGATTTGACCCTTATGACTAATTCaggaccttattaggacaactttaAAAACTTATTACAATTGACTTGCATAGCCTTATACATTAAACCAAATGAACTCAAAATGACCACATAAACTCAAATATGAATGAAATGACTCAAGTCATGACCCTTCACCTTCTGGATTGCCTTTgtgctaggtgctcctacaccactcgaATTCTTAGATTCCAAATCGGTTCTCTACTTCTAGTTTATCTTGGG
This window harbors:
- the LOC131046158 gene encoding pentatricopeptide repeat-containing protein At3g24000, mitochondrial, which encodes MKWIYINSALTAITHHANSLQPNIFSFTIFKLWNRHNAYTCFCTCPLPIKIHSVENMQCFETKCKFNDKPERNHTDFLAFDRLLQDCIDTKNVTEGKQLYSDMIEAGYKPPILKGNRLVHICLLSGKTKDARDVFDKMPERDKFSWNTMIAGYAKCGMLEEALDMFEKMPERNSISWSSLITGFARYGCGKEAMELFRRMQKEGMIPNEYTFGSILRACAGNSAVLEGEQTHAYIIKTKLGLNVDLASSLVDMYAKCRRIEDARRVFDRIPKRDAVLWTSIISGYAHNGKGEQALKFLPEMLRTGEQCNQFTYSSALVACADLVALESGRQIHGYIIRSGFEFNSFVGSSLVVMYSKCGSLEDALKMVGEVQGGEEVSCNAMIGGYIQHGRAAEALNFFCQMHRVGVKVDHFTFPTILNACSTLPALEQGKQIHASIIRTGFESNRYVGNALVNMYAKCQILDDAKKVFDSIPERDVVSWTAIVGVYVESGNNEEVLQLFRQMREAGITPDEFSLASVLSACASLSALAQGKQVHALAIRSKSGDYLSVHNALVIMYAKCGSIEDAYLVFREMPSRDVVSWTSIIKAYAQNGCGKDALKLYEKMLSSGLKPDHVTFVGVLFACSHAGLVNEGRHLFNSMALDYGITPQTQHYACMIDLLGRAGHMNEAEDLLRKMPVKPDGIVWKSLLAACRIHKNTKLGKYAAENLFELEPQNSAPYVLLSNLYAAAGKWDEVAKIRKMMKDRGVIKKPGCSWIEVKDRVHSFFVEDRSHPQTTEIYEVLDKLAKQMKDAGYVADTNFVLHDVEEEHKEHALSYHSEKLALAFGIISIPSGTPIRIVKNLRVCGDCHTTIKFVSKIVGREIVVRDSVRYHHFKFGLCSCGDYW